A genomic region of Lysinibacillus sp. 2017 contains the following coding sequences:
- the dacB gene encoding D-alanyl-D-alanine carboxypeptidase/D-alanyl-D-alanine-endopeptidase has product MKKIIQLLMLVSLIFILPIQSQAATMKTVVANNLGLNNSSVAIRDAKTGELVYSYNGNIAMPPASNLKLVTGAAALERLGQNYRFKTKLYIDGKIKKHVLHGNVYIEGSGDPTLNNLDFQELASALKKMGINSVTGHLIGDDTAFSGSTLSPGVEKQEESYYYAARTSAITMSPNSDYDASTVIVTATPSKVGAKPTYSITPNLSGMVITNQAKTVKKGQKNTIVIKRNYNSNTIVISGNLPVGSSSKEWVTVQDPTMNTLQAIKNCMQNMGIKFSTSSKVLRQSLKDDAQLIFTNESKTLAQMFPVFLKLSNNSMGDIFVKTLGKHVYGEGNLETGAQVLMDYGHAKDISMSNWRFVDGSGLSAQNRVTAIGLTQLLYEVQSEPYYHTFYQALPVAGDKDRLIGGTLKSRFNAANLQGRIVAKTGYIANVNTLTGYMKGNSGKQYIFSILIQNQAHGISHIDNTVAGLMKQL; this is encoded by the coding sequence ATGAAAAAAATTATCCAATTATTAATGCTTGTTTCGCTAATCTTCATATTACCAATCCAAAGCCAGGCAGCAACGATGAAGACAGTTGTTGCTAATAACTTAGGATTAAATAATTCATCGGTGGCAATCCGTGATGCAAAAACTGGAGAACTTGTCTATTCGTACAATGGGAATATAGCAATGCCTCCAGCATCTAATTTAAAACTAGTGACAGGTGCAGCTGCATTAGAAAGGTTAGGTCAGAATTATCGTTTCAAAACAAAATTGTATATCGATGGGAAAATAAAAAAACACGTATTACACGGTAATGTATACATAGAAGGCAGTGGGGACCCCACATTAAATAATTTGGATTTTCAAGAATTAGCAAGTGCGCTGAAAAAAATGGGCATAAATTCGGTCACAGGGCACTTAATAGGAGATGATACGGCATTTTCAGGGAGTACATTATCTCCTGGCGTAGAAAAACAAGAGGAATCGTACTATTATGCTGCAAGAACCTCTGCTATTACCATGTCACCAAACAGTGATTATGACGCAAGTACGGTCATTGTTACGGCTACACCAAGTAAAGTGGGCGCAAAACCAACTTATTCAATTACGCCTAATTTAAGTGGCATGGTGATTACCAACCAAGCGAAAACAGTGAAAAAGGGTCAAAAAAATACAATCGTTATTAAACGTAATTATAATTCAAATACGATTGTTATCTCAGGTAATTTACCTGTAGGAAGTTCTAGCAAAGAATGGGTAACCGTTCAAGATCCAACAATGAATACATTACAAGCTATTAAAAATTGCATGCAAAATATGGGGATAAAATTTTCAACTTCATCTAAAGTATTACGACAATCCCTAAAAGACGATGCACAACTAATTTTTACAAATGAATCGAAAACATTAGCGCAAATGTTCCCAGTATTTTTGAAATTAAGTAATAACAGTATGGGGGATATATTTGTGAAAACGTTGGGGAAACATGTATACGGTGAAGGTAATTTAGAGACAGGTGCACAAGTGTTAATGGATTATGGACACGCTAAAGACATTTCAATGTCAAATTGGCGGTTTGTTGATGGTTCCGGCTTATCAGCTCAAAACCGCGTAACTGCAATCGGCTTAACGCAATTGCTATATGAAGTGCAAAGTGAGCCTTACTATCATACGTTTTATCAAGCACTTCCTGTAGCTGGAGATAAAGACCGACTAATCGGAGGAACGCTCAAATCACGCTTTAATGCAGCCAATTTACAAGGGCGAATTGTTGCGAAGACAGGTTATATAGCAAATGTGAATACATTAACAGGCTATATGAAAGGCAATAGCGGGAAACAATACATTTTTTCTATTTTAATTCAAAACCAAGCACATGGTATTTCCCATATTGATAATACTGTAGCAGGCTTAATGAAACAATTATAG
- a CDS encoding pyroglutamyl-peptidase I, producing MKKLLLTGFEPFLSNPINPTMDIVTELHAKTIGDYEIIGHVLSVDFTEGPKQFLKHLEEIKPDLVVSLGLAAGNTKITPERVAINIKDGEKDNNGVAYEDAPIVKDGNAAYFSTLPTRAIVNRLNEAGYPAAISNSAGTYLCNNIMYEGLHYACMQENVRSGFIHIPASFELAITHGKIPGWSKRDLLTAIEICLAECIKND from the coding sequence ATGAAAAAATTACTTCTTACAGGCTTCGAACCATTTTTATCAAATCCGATTAATCCGACAATGGATATTGTTACGGAATTGCACGCAAAAACAATAGGCGATTATGAAATTATTGGACATGTTTTAAGTGTTGATTTTACAGAAGGTCCAAAGCAATTTTTAAAACATTTAGAGGAAATTAAGCCTGATCTTGTCGTTTCACTTGGCTTGGCTGCAGGTAATACGAAAATTACACCAGAACGTGTAGCAATTAATATAAAAGACGGTGAGAAGGATAATAATGGAGTAGCGTATGAAGATGCTCCAATTGTAAAAGATGGTAACGCAGCTTACTTTTCTACATTACCAACTCGTGCAATCGTCAATCGTTTGAACGAAGCAGGTTACCCAGCTGCCATTTCAAACTCAGCAGGTACCTATTTGTGTAATAATATTATGTACGAAGGCCTTCACTATGCATGTATGCAAGAAAATGTCCGGTCAGGCTTTATCCACATTCCAGCATCATTTGAATTAGCCATCACACATGGTAAGATTCCAGGTTGGTCAAAACGAGATTTACTAACTGCCATTGAGATTTGTCTAGCAGAGTGTATAAAAAATGACTAA
- a CDS encoding DEAD/DEAH box helicase, which produces MSKYTDYNFKPFLQDAIAKLGFTEPTPIQKEMIPLVLKGKSAIGQAHTGTGKTHSFLLPIVERIVEEKQEVQAVITSPTRELAQQIFDALNQLTEGTKITSKLFIGGTDKQRSIDRLKTQPQIVVGTPGRIRDLVKENALLVHTAPILVVDEADLAFDMGFIEEIDGFASVMPDKLEMFVFSATIPEKLKPFLKKYMDSPVHIHMNDKRPVAEGIDFVLVPVRSKSRNTRLLEVMKGINPFLAVIFCNTRKNAESVANFLAEQGIRAGQIHGDLSPRDRKKAMKQVRDLEYQYIVATDLAARGIDIQGISHVINYELPEDLEFFIHRVGRTARAGSKGTAITLFQPEDEDAVVRIEKMGIPFVQKDIKNGEWSELKDRHQRASRKSERKEDEIDKKAKALVRKPKKVKPGYKRNMKWEMDKVKKRERRIKARRNND; this is translated from the coding sequence ATGTCAAAATATACTGATTATAATTTCAAGCCATTTTTGCAGGACGCCATTGCAAAGCTTGGATTTACAGAACCGACGCCGATTCAAAAAGAAATGATTCCACTCGTATTAAAAGGTAAGAGTGCAATCGGACAAGCACATACAGGTACAGGTAAAACACATAGTTTCTTATTACCAATTGTAGAGCGCATTGTAGAAGAAAAACAAGAAGTACAAGCAGTTATCACATCACCAACAAGAGAACTTGCGCAACAAATTTTTGATGCGCTAAACCAATTAACTGAAGGTACAAAAATCACTTCAAAATTATTTATTGGTGGTACAGATAAACAGCGTTCAATCGACCGTTTAAAAACACAACCACAAATCGTTGTTGGTACACCAGGACGTATTCGTGATTTAGTAAAAGAAAATGCGTTATTAGTACACACAGCGCCAATTTTAGTTGTCGATGAAGCAGACTTAGCATTTGACATGGGCTTCATTGAAGAAATTGATGGATTTGCTTCAGTTATGCCAGATAAACTTGAAATGTTTGTCTTCTCAGCGACAATTCCAGAAAAGTTAAAACCTTTCTTAAAAAAATACATGGATTCACCCGTTCATATTCATATGAACGACAAACGTCCAGTAGCAGAAGGCATTGATTTTGTATTAGTTCCAGTTCGTTCAAAATCGCGTAACACACGCTTACTTGAAGTGATGAAAGGAATTAACCCATTCTTAGCGGTTATTTTCTGTAACACACGTAAAAATGCCGAATCGGTTGCAAACTTTTTAGCAGAGCAAGGTATTCGCGCCGGTCAAATTCACGGGGACTTAAGCCCTCGTGATCGTAAAAAAGCGATGAAGCAAGTTCGCGATTTAGAATACCAATATATTGTAGCAACAGACTTAGCTGCACGTGGTATTGATATTCAAGGAATTTCTCACGTTATTAACTATGAACTTCCTGAAGATCTTGAATTCTTCATTCACCGTGTTGGTCGTACAGCACGTGCAGGTTCAAAAGGTACTGCAATCACGTTATTCCAACCAGAAGATGAAGATGCAGTAGTCCGTATTGAAAAAATGGGTATTCCATTTGTTCAAAAGGACATTAAAAATGGAGAATGGTCTGAATTAAAGGATCGTCACCAACGTGCAAGCCGTAAAAGTGAGCGCAAAGAAGATGAAATAGATAAAAAAGCCAAAGCCCTAGTACGTAAGCCGAAGAAAGTAAAACCCGGCTACAAGCGTAATATGAAGTGGGAAATGGATAAAGTTAAAAAACGCGAACGTCGTATTAAAGCGCGTCGTAATAACGATTAA
- a CDS encoding GNAT family N-acetyltransferase: protein MIRQVFDNKKQFLPLLLLADEQESMIDRYLERGELFVLEEASEVRAICVVTNEGDGLFEIKNLATIPNQQRKGYGKQIVSYACNYFAKLGHTMQVGTGDSPLTIPFYEACGFIKSHSIENFFTENYDEPIFEAGKQLVHMIILRKKLN, encoded by the coding sequence ATGATTCGTCAAGTTTTCGATAATAAAAAGCAATTCCTTCCGCTATTATTATTAGCAGATGAGCAGGAAAGTATGATCGATCGTTATTTAGAACGTGGTGAGCTATTTGTATTAGAAGAGGCGAGTGAAGTGAGGGCAATTTGTGTCGTGACAAATGAAGGCGACGGATTGTTTGAAATAAAAAATCTTGCAACTATACCTAATCAACAACGTAAAGGCTATGGCAAACAGATTGTATCCTATGCTTGCAATTATTTTGCAAAATTAGGCCATACGATGCAAGTGGGGACGGGGGATAGCCCATTAACCATTCCATTTTATGAAGCTTGTGGTTTTATAAAGTCGCATTCAATCGAGAACTTTTTTACTGAAAACTACGATGAACCAATTTTTGAAGCAGGCAAGCAGTTAGTCCATATGATTATTTTAAGAAAAAAATTAAATTAA
- a CDS encoding metal ABC transporter ATP-binding protein gives MKKPLIELKNVSFQYEYTQVLRNISLRVEEGDFLALLGQNGSGKSTLLKLVLGLLKPMSGEIQLFGQNANQFKNREWIGYVSQKSNAFNSGFPATVEEVVKSGLTKKAGLLKRLPKDAEALVHHALADVGMEEFAKRNIGQLSGGQQQRVFIARALVAQPKLLILDEPTVGVDHENVQAFYDMLAHLNTQHNMTLILVTHDVDIVSNRVSHVACLNQTIHFHGYKNDFDTISEEQRESWYGHSVRKIH, from the coding sequence ATGAAAAAACCATTAATCGAACTGAAAAACGTATCGTTTCAATATGAATATACACAAGTTTTGAGAAATATTTCGTTACGTGTTGAAGAAGGCGATTTCTTAGCACTACTTGGTCAAAACGGATCAGGAAAATCAACCTTATTAAAATTAGTTTTAGGATTATTAAAGCCAATGTCAGGTGAAATCCAGTTATTCGGACAAAATGCCAATCAATTTAAAAATCGAGAATGGATTGGGTATGTTTCACAAAAGTCGAACGCATTTAACTCTGGCTTTCCTGCAACGGTAGAAGAAGTTGTAAAAAGTGGTCTAACGAAAAAAGCAGGCTTACTGAAACGCTTGCCAAAAGATGCCGAAGCACTCGTACATCATGCATTAGCGGATGTTGGTATGGAAGAATTTGCGAAGCGCAATATTGGCCAATTATCTGGTGGTCAGCAACAACGTGTGTTTATTGCACGCGCGCTAGTCGCACAACCGAAGCTTCTCATTTTAGATGAACCGACTGTTGGAGTCGACCATGAAAACGTGCAAGCATTTTATGATATGCTCGCTCATTTAAATACGCAACATAATATGACGTTAATTTTAGTTACACATGATGTCGATATTGTTTCGAATCGTGTGAGCCATGTTGCTTGTTTAAATCAAACGATACATTTCCATGGCTATAAGAATGATTTTGATACTATTTCGGAAGAACAACGAGAATCGTGGTACGGTCACTCGGTTCGAAAGATTCATTAA
- the vrrA gene encoding VrrA/YqfQ family protein has product MRPFNFGPPSYTMNQIPIPPRFPMFAPNFMRTPFTSQMPIPPQIPPQIPSQFPSQFPSQLPTQFPTQLPTQAVGGAPRLESFLAGANSLFTNAQKFTPYVQQAAPMFKNLPALWRLYKGFKGSPDDDVLDSSTAVAPVERRGRRQRQQQEQQEQQRTPLKNRPSVPMIFQPPFE; this is encoded by the coding sequence ATGCGTCCATTTAATTTTGGCCCACCTAGCTACACGATGAATCAAATACCGATACCGCCCCGTTTTCCGATGTTTGCACCGAATTTTATGAGAACACCCTTCACTTCACAGATGCCAATACCACCGCAAATTCCGCCACAAATTCCATCTCAATTCCCATCACAATTTCCATCACAACTTCCAACGCAATTTCCAACGCAACTTCCAACGCAAGCAGTTGGTGGTGCACCACGTCTCGAAAGTTTTTTAGCAGGAGCAAATTCATTATTTACCAATGCGCAAAAGTTTACACCTTACGTTCAACAAGCCGCACCGATGTTTAAAAATTTGCCAGCTTTATGGCGTTTATACAAAGGCTTTAAAGGTTCCCCAGATGATGATGTATTAGATTCTTCTACTGCAGTAGCACCAGTCGAACGGCGAGGTAGAAGACAGCGACAACAACAGGAACAACAGGAACAACAAAGAACCCCTTTGAAAAATCGTCCATCTGTACCAATGATTTTTCAACCACCGTTTGAATAA
- a CDS encoding MerR family transcriptional regulator has protein sequence MNKDYRKAMPILPIRTVMQITNLTARQIRYYEEHALVEPIRSEGNRRMFSLYNVDELLEIQDLLEQGINIAGIKKLFELKRENESRTYRGKPLRNEQLRAIVQEEMLLI, from the coding sequence ATGAATAAAGATTATCGAAAAGCAATGCCCATTTTACCAATTCGCACTGTCATGCAAATTACGAATTTAACAGCAAGACAAATTCGCTACTACGAAGAACATGCATTAGTGGAACCAATTCGTTCAGAAGGCAATCGCCGTATGTTTTCACTCTATAATGTGGATGAATTATTAGAAATCCAAGATCTATTAGAGCAAGGTATTAATATTGCAGGAATTAAAAAATTATTTGAACTGAAACGTGAAAATGAAAGTCGTACATATCGAGGCAAACCGTTACGAAATGAGCAATTACGAGCAATCGTACAAGAGGAAATGCTTTTAATATAG
- a CDS encoding isopropylmalate synthase produces MNDEQIQRFAKKQGLALTLEEVKKLRKALKGASISWGIYGVPKDVLQKIQSILGENRFQQLKKISGI; encoded by the coding sequence ATGAACGATGAACAAATTCAACGCTTCGCCAAAAAACAGGGCCTGGCACTTACGTTAGAAGAGGTAAAAAAACTACGGAAAGCATTAAAAGGTGCCTCCATTAGTTGGGGAATTTACGGCGTACCAAAAGATGTATTACAAAAAATCCAAAGCATTCTTGGGGAGAATCGATTTCAGCAGCTCAAAAAAATATCAGGAATATAA
- a CDS encoding deoxyribonuclease IV, which yields MLLGSHVSMSGKNMLLGASEEALSYGANTFMIYTGAPQNTRRKPIEELNIAKGLFHMQENGMSNIVVHAPYIINLGNTTKPETFELGVNFLQEEIKRTAALEATQIVLHPGAHVGAGVDAGITRIIEGLNEVLSQNYPVQIALETMAGKGTEIGRNFEELARIIDGVTNNDRLSICFDTCHTHDAGYDVVNDFDSVLNEFDKIIGIDRLKVLHINDSKNSCGAGKDRHENIGFGHIGFDALKTVVHHPQLMHIPKILETPYVGKDAKTKQAPYKHEIEMLRAGVFSPELIEEMRG from the coding sequence ATGTTATTAGGTTCACATGTTTCAATGAGTGGGAAAAATATGTTGTTAGGTGCAAGTGAAGAAGCTCTTAGCTATGGTGCAAACACGTTCATGATCTACACAGGCGCACCTCAAAATACACGCCGTAAACCAATTGAAGAACTAAATATCGCAAAAGGGTTATTTCATATGCAAGAAAACGGAATGAGTAATATCGTTGTGCATGCTCCTTATATTATTAACTTAGGCAACACAACAAAGCCGGAAACATTTGAACTTGGCGTTAACTTTTTGCAAGAAGAGATTAAACGAACTGCTGCTTTAGAAGCAACACAAATTGTATTACATCCAGGAGCTCATGTTGGTGCTGGTGTTGATGCCGGGATTACGAGAATTATCGAAGGCTTAAATGAAGTGCTTTCACAAAATTATCCTGTACAAATTGCTTTAGAAACGATGGCAGGTAAAGGGACAGAAATTGGCCGCAACTTTGAGGAACTCGCACGTATTATTGATGGTGTGACAAATAACGACCGCTTATCAATTTGTTTCGATACATGTCATACTCATGATGCAGGTTATGATGTTGTGAATGATTTTGATAGCGTTTTAAATGAATTTGACAAAATTATCGGCATTGATCGTTTAAAAGTACTACACATTAACGATTCAAAAAATAGTTGTGGCGCTGGTAAAGATCGTCATGAAAATATTGGCTTTGGTCATATTGGTTTTGATGCGTTGAAAACAGTTGTACATCATCCGCAATTAATGCATATCCCAAAAATTTTAGAGACACCGTATGTTGGAAAAGATGCGAAAACGAAACAAGCGCCTTATAAACATGAAATTGAGATGTTACGTGCAGGGGTATTTAGTCCTGAATTAATCGAAGAAATGCGCGGATAA